The window tcaatatattattattatttaaattgctATTAATAAAAAACCTTTTGTAACATACAAAGCGTGCTTGGCTGGAACTGATTTTAGCTACGGCCAATGCCCCCTTCGAAATGGAGTATAACAGACCATTTGAATTTTCAAGTAAACTTTCTGTTAATTTCTTAAGAACAGGTCATATGAAGTGATAAAGGTTTGCATGGTGATGCATTTATGgtcgattgctcaaaacagTATTGGGAGTGTtacaacatatacatatatcttCAAAAAATCGTTTGGTTGCCTACcgaagaaggaaggattcaacagcgatatGGTTCTGCATTTGTTCtatttcaattatatttgtagatgtcgtatgactttttattattgaattattatttttttcaaaaaaaaaaacactcttGTAAATATCCGTTACTACCTTTAAACTTTTCTTCTCTTTCAGTTGTCACCGCAGTCTATTTATTTCTCAGGAAAATATAGTTTCGAGACTTTTGACAAgaaaaaatatacaatttatGATCAAATAAAGAACCCCGCGTGTATAAAATTGACCAGACTTCTCACTTTCCTGGAGCTTCTCATCAAATCCCAATCACTTGGAAACCCTAACCCTAGATCCGACCCGGTGAAATCCAGCAGGTATGTTCTTGCAATTAAACGCCTTTACAGCTGTCATAGATATTTTTAATGCATGGTAGATGTATTGATTGTGATATTAGTTTTGATCCTCTCAATTTTGATGTGTAACTCAATTGATGCTCAGTTTTGCCCTCTTTATTCAATTGATAGCAATAgttttgtatttataatttatgtatcaAGATGAAAGATATATGAGAAATGTTGATTTTTTCGTGTTCTGGAAACTTTGATTATTAAATCGTGTGTTGGTATGATTAGGTTTTGTATCGAGATTTTTCTCGAAACAGGTTTCTGTAAACAACAAGATTTTAGCTTCAGTTTTGTTGTGCCTTTCGTTGGTTTTGTATTTAGATTTGTCTCGAAACAGGTCTCTATGAACAAGATTTTAGCTTCAGTGTTTTTCGTTGGTTTTGTATTGAGATTTGTCTCAAAACAGGTCTCTGTGAACAATAAGATTTTAATTTCAGTTTTGTGTGTGCCTTTAGTCAGTTTCATGGTTGTAAGGGGAAAATGAGTTGCTCTGCGTATTCGTGATTTCCCTGATTTGTTTCTCGTCTGAGTAATTAACTGTGTATCTAGAATCTAGGTGGTTGTATTCTCTTTAGCGTTTGGTCCCTGGTCGGTTGAGTTAGGATTGCAGTTTTCCCCGTTATACAGTTAAATCTCTATAAATTAATGATCTCGGGACCTGGAAGCTTTATTAGCTTATACCGTCTCTATGTTGGGACGTAAAAATGCTTGTTCGAAATtttgtttaaatgaatttttaaattacTGTGGTTCTAATggaatactttttttttttaaatctaattGACGTTGCAGTTATATTCAcctgttttaattgttttgttgAGCTATAAACATGCCGACTGAAGCTTGACTATATTGCAGAGAGTTCTTAAAATGGATGTGCTGCCTACGCGGAACATATCTTCGGCTGTGACTCTTTCACGTTCACAGGAAGGCAAAGGGCAAGCTGCTAAAGAAACTGGGAATGAtaccaagccaaagaagaaaatCTGCTGTGCTTGTCCTGATACAAAGAAGCTAAGAGATGAATGTGTAGTGGAACATGGTGAAGCCGCCTGCTCTAAATGGATTGATGCTCATCGTAAATGTCTTAGGGCAGAAGGCTTCAATGTTTAAAATGTCACTGTATCCATAATGATAAGAATAAATAGACCGTCTCATTTTTGTAGAACCTTTGATTATTTGGGGGTATACAGATAGATTATACTGGGTTTTCGGAAGTTCCTGAATAATGAATACGCGTTGTAATTCACTCTCAAGATTAAGAGTTGGATGTATCTTTTCTTCATAAGTTCGAATATGGATCCTTTTGGTTGCTGCAATATACTGTTGACCGTAACTTTCCATTTTAGCCTTTATATGTATGATGATTCATAAGACTGAATATTTACTTGCGTTAAGAGGAAAGAGGACACACCGACACAGATTAATACTAGTAAAAGTAATAATTCATTTAACACAACAGTACTAATGTAACAGTTGTGACAGCATTACACAGGTAACAAAGAAGCAGATGAAATACAAATGGACTGACTGACACTCGACGCTTGAACACTATAGTGACAGTTTTATTGTACAGAGCTCATGCATGCACAAGTTCTATTTGTATCATATTATAGTTGTCTGGGGGATGGAGATTGGAGCATGGCTGCTTAGTGACCACCGCAAGTGCAGTTGACACAGGTGCAGCTTGTGCCGCATTTGCACTTGCCATCATTCTCAGATGCGAAGACTTCCATCACAGTGGTCTGGACATAGCTGCAAAtggtgcaaaaaaaaaagaagaaagacagATTTTCAGTATTTCATCAGCAAACTTCTCAGAAGTTTTGATTAAGACTCTTGAGAATCGAAGGTATACCTCTTTCCGGTTTCAACAATGTCAAGGCCATAGCTGGTGCCCTTCTTCCTGCAATAAAATTTACCCGTTGTTAGACACAAGTTTAACGTACAACCGATAGCTATAAGCCTATAATATAGCTAAGCATGATAAAGAATTACTTACACGCACTGGCTCTTGTCAGAGCAGTCACAGTTGCCACAGGTGTTCGACATATTGAATGATATTTGAAGGTTTTATGCAACTGATATGTATGAATGCTGTTTGTGTATTGCTTGCTTGATATGTATCGAGTTCATGCTTGGCCATCTATTTatagatgaaaagaaatgcagTAGTGCATGCCAGTGAAGGAATGGAAGAGGACAAGCTGAGAAGAAAAGTTTGAAGGAATCTTTTTGATGAGGGAATGGCTGAATTGATATACTCCTCTCATGTCAAATTCATTTTCCTTTAGTTAAACAAAGACCATGTAATAACTACTAATTGTATATTACCTCCACAAAATTTCCACTAAAAAACGGCATTTTGAATTTAAGAAATTAGTAATTCTCGCATTTCTGGAACCATATCGCCTCAAATGTTAACATCAAAGTTGTTTTTTGTGGAGGGAGGGGGTATATGATCAAGAGTGTGTGTAAATTGACATGTTCATGATTGAGCCTTAAGTGGCCTGAGCAACTTTCTTGAGGTGACTGTTGTGGTTATCGACTTATAGGTTCTAATCACTTTTTACATCAAACATCTTGtgcttcacttttttttttttttgacagaacatCTTGcgcttcacttgaaatatggtAAATACACAAATACACTTCTTCATCGATAATCTTTGGCCGGAAGGGGGCAGGATACCCTTAATTTTACGGCTTCATGGGATCTCATCGTTCAATAAGATATGATTGTTCAGTAAAAGCAGTCATTATTTTCGACGTATATGAATTATGAGCTCGAAAATTTCAGCCATTTGATTTTCAGTTAAACTGATAGTTAAATCACCTAGCAAGATTTGTACTTTTATTCTAAAATACCGATTCCGTCACATAATATATGTccctttcttttgactttttactagtcaaattgactaaactttgattgaaatttatctgtattaaaatttaaaaatataccaTTGGAAAGTGAATCTAGTCTGTTTAAaatgtaaatttttatttttaaaataataaaagaacttCTTTTAACATTATAGCAAATATCGGTTAATTTGATTTCTTGAAAACTGAGAGGGACATTTTAAttttgggacggaaggagtactaAGTAGAAAAAGGCataaatgcttcaaaatccagATCATCCAGAATTCCAAATGGTAGGCACCAGTTACTTGCGTAAACTTACTCCCCTACTTTTAACATTACAACTTTTCGCAAAGGACTGGAAAAAACCAGACGCAAGGTTTTGAACACCAGACGCAAGGTTTTGAACCTGACTAATGCTTTTTGTAGGTGCTACCAGAATCGattcctctgtttttttttgggTATATTAGACTTGCCATTGCATCGTGTCtttgtttttgctaaataatgCATCACAATCTGAAGTATACCAAATGGTAACACAAAGGGAGGGAACAGAACATTGTTATTAACTTATCAACTTATCCTGGAATCCAACTTTTGTTTGTTAGGAAAGAAGCTTAATATAGCATAAATACGAAGAAAGCGATGCTCTGATGCATTTAGAAGGTCGTCGACTTCTTAATCAGGAAAAAAAGGCAGCTGGTCCAGAACATAcgaatattaataacatatgtctagtgtaaaaagtcaaaaacttAGGGTTAAGATGTCCAACGCTTTTTTCCGCTGAACATATGCTACTAACATACGTATGAAAGGAACCCGGGcctgaaaaagaaaacaaagctAGATGCCAAGAAATAGAAGTATTTGCTTCTACGTTGCATGCTGTAAACAATTTGTACATTTACCTATGTATAAATCTTAACCTTATACTCATGCCTAAACCTTTATATCTACAAGAAAAGTAGCAgcagcaactggatcatggctGTCCTCTTCATTCTCCTTCCCACTACTGCTTTCAGACAAGTCTACATCAATGCTTTATTTAACCACACAAGAAAGTATCGtataaaaaatctaatataattttctattatACAAGAATACAGGAAGGCAAATTTTGGCAGATTAAACTAGGCATCTGCATATCAAACTCCACTAAATTCAACATTCGTTATGCATTTGAGAAAACTGTATAGAGTACATTTCTACATAAACTATATTGTCCTCGAGCATGtatttcaaaaacaaaacaattttttgaagAATAGATGGTAGTCATACTAAAGAATACTTATATCTAAGTGTGTTATAAAGCATATCTAGCTAATATGTAAACATTAGTAAACACAAATTTGAGAGGCTTAGAAGGTAAGAGAAAACTTGTATATCAACAAAATTTCTTGAGCAGCCATAAAAGATCTTCAGACTATCTCTGATATTTGATAGCATCCTGAAGACATTCATGGAAATGTGAAATGCTGATCGTTTGTTTCCCTGAGTAGACGTCTTCTGCTCCCCCGCCTTCTTCTCCCTGAGCTGCCATTTCAAGCACCATGTACATCTTCTTGATAGGCATCTATGACAAGACTATCATTATTAGTAGAGCATTTTAAAAGTAAACATTCAGATTTTTAGCTCCTGAAGGCTATTAGCACTTAAGACTTCAAATTCTTATATGTATTCATATGCAATGCTAATAGCCTAATGTCCCAGGAAATTTTCTAGTTTGCCAATGCTCATATGAAATTGCATGACAAAGCCCAGAACATTGAGCAACTGTATAGATAAATAAGCTCACATCATTGAGGGCTTCGGCGGCAGTATCAATATCTTTCTCAGAGAAAACTTTGAGTTGTTCCAACACCTGAAGGCAAAAAGAAAACCAGAACTTGAATTTAAcaattatttacattatatCCCCAGGTTGGCGGAATTCACTCAACTGCTGGTAACATGGGGAAAAACGCTGGAAAAGCAAAAACACAGTACATCTGCTGAACTTTCTTTAGGACTAGAAAAAACCTTAAGCTGGGAAATTAACAATATGATCGAATCTAAGTGACAAGATTTTATGTAGGAATTGAGATCatctactatttattttttttgtcaggagaatcatctattattattactattactattattattattattaaacaaTATATTAGATAATGGGTGTATAATACTCATGATATTTAACGTTGAGTGATAAACGTAAACGACAgttggtcaaaggggtgcaaagtgattATAGTTTAAGTTGTGGGATGCATTTTGCCAAAATATAAACTGTGAGACCGAATTGAAAAAATAACTATGAGACATACAACAAATGCATAATGGTCAAAGCTGTTCCAGTTGTGCAGAGTTGTGATAAAAATGATTTACCTTTTTCGCCTCTTCTGTCTTCAGTGTTGGAACATTATATGTGACTGAAAAAGCATCTTGAATACCAACTGAATCCAAAAATTCAAGCTCACTTGTAGTCCCAATTACTAGAACATTTTTCCCCTGAAAAGTAATTTCTGAGAAAACAGGGTGCTAAGAAAGTAACACATAACATATACATCAAAGTCCATAATAACTATAAAGGATCCAACTTAAATGAAGGCCCAGAAAGGACGGAGTTATATTATTATCAATGAGAGCAGATGTGCTGCAAAAGAATCTCGAACTTATTCTTTCACCTCTGGGAAGCATAAAACATCAAAATTAAGTAACTGGAATGCACTTCACCCTGTATAAGTCAAGACAGTCCCTAGAGGTAGTCAGAAAGGGAAGTGAGCAATGAGACCAGGTGTAGTTTCCTTAAATACTGAAGTAATTATCCAAGAAAAAGATCCGCACACATTAAGATTGATAGTTTCAATGAGCGATTACAACAGTTGTCTGAgtctaaaatcaaaaaaaaaaaaaagaaatagctTCTTGTAGAGTTGTCAGTACCCACTACAGGATACTTGGGCACGTAGCATATTTATGAATGTCGGACATAGGCAGCACAATATCTAACAAAGAATCAATAATTAACCGAAGTGAAGGGAAAACCTTTGGAGGAAGCCTTTTGAGCAGCACCAATAATGTCTGAGAAATCAAATTTGAAAATCGAGGTCCTATTGCAACATATTCAAGCAGCCTGTGACGTGATAATAAAATGTAGTCGATATGATACATTCAGTGCAAAACACtatattatgaattataataTGATAAACACTGGCACATGGCACCTTTCAATATCATCAAGGATAACAATGCTTAATGGCGACTTATAAGCATCCTCAAAAACCTACAAAAATCACAAGcaaaaagaaatgaaattttCACAACTGAGAAAACATAATAAGATGTTCACAAATCAAATACAGGCTCTTGTAGAGATGGTGTACATGAACAAAAGTTATACTCAAATGCTAAGCAC of the Daucus carota subsp. sativus chromosome 4, DH1 v3.0, whole genome shotgun sequence genome contains:
- the LOC108216088 gene encoding cytochrome c oxidase copper chaperone 1, which translates into the protein MDVLPTRNISSAVTLSRSQEGKGQAAKETGNDTKPKKKICCACPDTKKLRDECVVEHGEAACSKWIDAHRKCLRAEGFNV